The Methylacidimicrobium sp. B4 genome contains a region encoding:
- a CDS encoding sugar nucleotide-binding protein, giving the protein MDRIVLFGGSGYVGSAFQRYLRRRELPCVAPSRKEVGLLHPESIARLLDEVKPTFLINAAGYTGRPNVDACEDHKDECLLGNAVLPGVLARVCAERGLPWGHVSSGCLYTGDRGAGPNGERLGFREEDPPNFCFRTNNGSFYSGTKALGEEILADAGSCYLWRLRIPFSEVDSSKNYLTKLLRYDRLLDARNSLSQLDDFVRAAFECWERRAPFGIYNVVNPGSVTTREVIELLKDSPFGRKLVAAGKRFVFFSGEEEFRKVTRAPRSNCVLDSAKLLSLGIVLEEVHEAVARAWNQWQPEAAT; this is encoded by the coding sequence TTGGACCGGATCGTGCTCTTTGGTGGTTCGGGATATGTGGGAAGCGCCTTCCAGCGGTATCTTCGCCGCCGGGAGCTCCCCTGCGTCGCACCTTCCCGCAAGGAAGTCGGCCTGCTGCACCCCGAATCCATCGCCCGCCTTCTCGACGAGGTCAAGCCGACCTTCCTCATCAACGCAGCCGGATATACGGGCCGACCCAATGTCGATGCGTGCGAGGACCATAAGGACGAATGTCTCCTGGGGAACGCGGTTCTTCCCGGAGTTCTGGCGCGCGTTTGCGCGGAGCGGGGGCTTCCCTGGGGCCATGTCTCCTCGGGCTGTCTCTACACGGGCGATCGGGGGGCCGGGCCGAATGGGGAGCGGCTCGGTTTCCGGGAAGAGGATCCCCCCAACTTCTGCTTCCGAACCAACAACGGCAGCTTCTACAGCGGAACCAAGGCGCTTGGGGAAGAAATCCTGGCGGACGCCGGGAGCTGCTATCTCTGGAGGCTCCGCATTCCTTTTAGCGAGGTAGATTCATCCAAGAACTATCTGACCAAGCTACTGCGCTACGACCGGCTCCTCGACGCCCGCAACTCGCTCTCGCAGCTCGACGACTTCGTTCGGGCGGCCTTCGAATGCTGGGAGAGGCGCGCCCCCTTCGGGATCTACAATGTCGTCAACCCGGGGTCGGTGACGACGCGCGAGGTCATCGAACTGCTGAAGGACTCTCCCTTCGGCCGGAAGCTGGTCGCCGCGGGCAAGCGCTTCGTCTTTTTTTCGGGTGAGGAAGAGTTCCGAAAGGTGACGCGCGCCCCGCGCTCCAATTGCGTGCTCGATAGCGCGAAGCTCCTGAGCCTCGGGATTGTTCTGGAAGAGGTTCACGAAGCGGTGGCGCGCGCGTGGAACCAGTGGCAGCCCGAGGCGGCGACGTAG
- the ychF gene encoding redox-regulated ATPase YchF: protein MLRAGIVGLPNVGKSTLFNALTKSHKAEAANYPFCTIAPNVGVVEVPDPRLDRLAELFRSQRVIPAVIELVDIAGLVAGASKGEGLGNQFLAHIREVDAVIHLVRCFVGAEVHHVAGSIDPVRDVEVIHTELALADLATLDRQREKSRKGPPRTDARASLRNELLERAMEILNRGAPLFSERWTAEERDALRPFTLLTMKPTLYACNVGEEELAQGVKNPRVEAIARFLGGRSDSELVVLSSQLEAELPNLLPDERRSYLKTLGVSESGVESLIRATYHLLGLRTYFTAGEKEARAWTIRAGDRAPQAAGVIHSDFERGFIAAECASFEDMDRYGSFPRLREAGKLRVEGKDYVVADGDVIEFRFNV, encoded by the coding sequence ATGTTGCGCGCCGGAATCGTCGGACTGCCCAACGTGGGGAAGAGCACGCTCTTCAACGCCCTCACGAAAAGCCACAAGGCGGAAGCGGCCAACTACCCCTTCTGCACCATCGCTCCCAACGTCGGCGTCGTCGAGGTGCCCGATCCTCGGCTCGATCGGCTCGCCGAGCTCTTCCGCTCGCAACGCGTGATCCCGGCCGTGATCGAGCTCGTCGATATCGCAGGGCTCGTGGCGGGTGCCAGCAAGGGAGAGGGCTTGGGAAATCAGTTCCTCGCGCATATCCGCGAGGTCGACGCCGTCATCCACTTGGTCCGCTGCTTCGTGGGTGCGGAGGTCCATCACGTGGCGGGCTCGATCGATCCGGTCCGTGATGTCGAGGTCATTCACACGGAGCTCGCTCTGGCCGATCTGGCCACCCTGGACCGTCAGCGGGAGAAGAGCCGGAAAGGCCCACCCCGCACGGACGCACGCGCCTCACTTCGGAATGAGCTGCTGGAGAGGGCGATGGAGATCCTCAACCGGGGCGCCCCGCTTTTCTCCGAGAGATGGACGGCCGAAGAAAGGGACGCTCTGCGGCCCTTCACCCTTCTCACGATGAAGCCCACGCTCTACGCATGCAACGTGGGAGAGGAGGAGCTTGCCCAAGGAGTCAAGAACCCTCGAGTCGAGGCCATCGCGCGGTTCCTGGGAGGCCGGAGCGATTCCGAGCTCGTGGTTCTCTCCTCTCAGCTCGAGGCCGAGCTCCCCAACCTCCTTCCGGATGAGCGACGCTCCTACCTCAAGACTCTCGGCGTTTCCGAAAGCGGCGTGGAAAGCCTGATCCGCGCGACCTACCATCTGCTCGGCCTTCGCACCTACTTTACCGCAGGCGAAAAGGAAGCGAGGGCCTGGACGATCCGCGCCGGGGATCGAGCCCCACAAGCGGCCGGGGTGATCCATTCCGACTTCGAGCGCGGATTCATCGCGGCCGAATGCGCCTCGTTCGAGGACATGGACCGGTACGGTTCCTTTCCCCGGCTCCGGGAAGCGGGGAAGCTCCGCGTCGAGGGCAAGGACTACGTCGTCGCGGACGGCGATGTGATCGAGTTTCGTTTCAACGTCTAG
- a CDS encoding L,D-transpeptidase family protein, whose product MPLALVLTLSLQALASTVLADPPLPSAAPMESDGVDAETLRRLEKRAEQEKARQEKEMRKIAERERKRLEVERRDQEREMRLHPKPPSAGQLPVRVAIPVRPVAPQASPRILAAIWSQLIPSEKITSLVVHVRAQKLYVYQGKKLAAIAPICTGNATHPTPMGRFTVIQKDRNHLSSRYGCFVDNTTGRIVDGNAVIGQRPPPGTHYEAAEMPNFLRITSDGVGLHGGYLPGFAASHGCVRLPKSFASEIFELVQDGTPVTVVE is encoded by the coding sequence GTGCCCCTCGCCCTCGTCCTGACACTCTCCCTTCAGGCGCTGGCGAGCACGGTCCTCGCCGATCCCCCTCTCCCCTCGGCCGCCCCGATGGAGAGCGACGGGGTCGACGCCGAGACGCTCCGCAGGCTGGAAAAGCGGGCCGAGCAAGAGAAGGCGCGGCAGGAGAAAGAGATGCGGAAGATCGCGGAGCGCGAGCGAAAGCGCTTGGAGGTGGAACGCCGGGATCAGGAGCGGGAGATGCGGCTCCATCCGAAGCCACCCTCCGCTGGCCAGCTACCGGTTCGGGTCGCGATCCCGGTGCGGCCCGTAGCGCCGCAAGCCTCTCCCCGGATCCTCGCGGCAATCTGGTCGCAGCTGATTCCCTCAGAGAAGATCACCTCCCTGGTTGTCCATGTGCGAGCGCAGAAGCTCTACGTCTACCAAGGGAAGAAGCTCGCCGCCATCGCTCCCATCTGCACCGGGAATGCCACCCATCCGACACCCATGGGTCGATTCACCGTCATTCAGAAGGACCGCAACCACCTTTCGAGCCGTTACGGCTGCTTCGTCGACAATACCACGGGCCGAATCGTCGACGGCAACGCGGTGATCGGGCAGCGTCCGCCTCCAGGCACGCACTATGAAGCGGCCGAAATGCCCAACTTCTTGCGGATCACCTCGGACGGTGTGGGGCTTCATGGCGGCTACCTTCCCGGGTTCGCCGCTTCGCATGGTTGCGTCCGTCTGCCCAAGAGCTTCGCCTCCGAGATCTTCGAGCTCGTTCAGGACGGCACTCCCGTTACCGTCGTCGAGTAG